Proteins encoded within one genomic window of Felis catus isolate Fca126 chromosome C1, F.catus_Fca126_mat1.0, whole genome shotgun sequence:
- the TTC39A gene encoding tetratricopeptide repeat protein 39A isoform X7: MTALDLFLTNQFSEALSYLKPRTKESMYHSLTYATILEMQAMMTFDPQDILLAGNMMKEAQTLCQRHRKKSSVTDSFSNLVHRPTMDQFTEEEIHAEVCYAECLLQRAALTFLQDENMVSFIKGGIKVRNSYQTYKELDSLVQSSQYCKGENHRHFEGGVKLGVGAFNLTLSMLPTRILRLLEFVGFSGNKDYGLLQLEEGASGHSFRAVLCVMLLLCYHTFLTFVLGTGNVNIEEAEKLLNPYLKRYPKGAIFLFFAGRIEAIKGNVDTAIQRFEECCEAQQHWKQFHHMCYWELMWCFTYKGQWKMAYFYADLLSKENSWSKATYIYMKAAYLSMFGKEDYKPFGDDEVELFRAVPGLKLKIAGKSLPTEKFAIRKSRRYLSPKPISLPIPALLGKPRLHWGGNLTDLLPYPQEMMYIWNGYAVIGKQPELTDGILEIITKAEETLEKGPENEYSVDDECLVKLLKGLCLKYLGRVQEAEENFRSISSNEKKIKYDHYLIPNALLELALLFMEQGRNEEAVKLLETAKQNYKNYSMESRTHFRIQAAILQAKSSLENGNRSMVSSVSL, from the exons AACCAAGGAGAGCATGTACCACTCGCTGACATATGCCACCATCCTGGAGATGCAGGCCATGATGACTTTTGACCCTCAGGACATCCTGCTTGCTGGCAACATGATGAAGGAGGCGCAGACGCTGTGTCAGAG GCACCGGAAGAAGTCCTCTGTAACAGATTCCTTTAGCAACCTGGTGCATCGCCCCACTATGGACCAATTCACGGAAG AGGAAATCCATGCTGAAGTCTGCTATGCAGAGTGCCTGCTGCAGAGAGCAGCTCTGACCTTTCTACAG GATGAGAACATGGTGAGCTTCATCAAGGGCGGCATCAAAGTTCGAAACAGCTACCAGACCTACAA GGAGCTGGACAGCCTCGTGCAGTCCTCACAATACTGTAAGGGAGAGAACCACAGGCATTTTGAAGGAGGGGTGAAGCTCGGCGTGGGAGCCTTCAACCTG ACGCTGTCCATGCTTCCTACCAGGATCCTGCGGCTGCTGGAGTTTGTGGGGTTTTCAGGAAACAAG GACTACGGGCTGCTGCAGCTGGAGGAGGGCGCATCCGGGCACAGCTTCCGTGCTGTGCTCTGTGTCATGCTGCTGCTTTGCTACCACACCTTCCTCACCTTTGTGCTCG GTACTGGGAATGTGAACattgaggaggcagagaagctCCTGAACCCCTACCTGAAGCGATATCCTAAG GGCGCCATCTTCCTGTTCTTTGCGGGGCGGATTGAAGCCATTAAAGGCAATGTTGACACA GCCATCCAGCGGTTCGAGGAGTGCTGTGAGGCCCAGCAGCACTGGAAGCAGTTCCACCACATGTGTTACTGGGAGCTGATGTGGTGCTTCACCTACAAGGGCCAGTGGAAGATGGCCTACTTCTATGCCGACCTGCTCAGCAAGGAGAACTCCTGGTCTAAG GCCACCTACATCTACATGAAGGCCGCCTACCTCAGCATGTTTGGGAAGGAGGATTACAAGCCGTTCGGGGATGATGAAGTGGAGTTGTTTAG AGCAGTGCCAGGCTTGAAGCTCAAGATTGCTGGGAAATCTCTACCTACAGAGAAGTTTGCCATCCGGAAGTCCAGACGCTACCTCTCTCCCAAACCAATCTCGTTGCCAATCCCTGCTCTG ctggggaaaccaaggctccaCTGGGGAGGAAACCTGACTGACTTGCTCCCCTACCCTCAGGAAATGATGTACATTTGGAATGGCTACGCTGTGATTGGGAAGCAGCCTGAACTCACAGATGGGATACTTGAGATTATCACCAAAGCTGAAGAGACGCTGGAAAAGGGCCCAG AGAATGAGTACTCAGTGGATGATGAATGCTTGGTGAAGTTGCTGAAAGGCCTCTGTCTGAAATACCTAGGCCGTGTTCAGGAGGCTGAGGAGAACTTCAGGAGCATTTCTTCCAA TGAAAAGAAGATTAAGTATGACCACTACTTGATCCCAAATGCCCTGCTGGAGCTGGCCCTGCTATTCATGGAGCAAGGCAGAAACGAAGAGGCTGTCAAACTCTTGGAAACTGCCAA GCAAAACTACAAGAATTACTCCATGGAGTCAAGGACACATTTTAGAATCCAGGCAGCTATACTCCAAGCCAAGTCTTCCCTAGAGAATGGCAACAGATCCATGGTCTCATCAGTGTCCTTATAG
- the TTC39A gene encoding tetratricopeptide repeat protein 39A isoform X8 gives MPTCSARRTPGLRAVPGLKLKIAGKSLPTEKFAIRKSRRYLSPKPISLPIPALLGKPRLHWGGNLTDLLPYPQEMMYIWNGYAVIGKQPELTDGILEIITKAEETLEKGPENEYSVDDECLVKLLKGLCLKYLGRVQEAEENFRSISSNEKKIKYDHYLIPNALLELALLFMEQGRNEEAVKLLETAKQNYKNYSMESRTHFRIQAAILQAKSSLENGNRSMVSSVSL, from the exons ATGCCGACCTGCTCAGCAAGGAGAACTCCTGGTCTAAG AGCAGTGCCAGGCTTGAAGCTCAAGATTGCTGGGAAATCTCTACCTACAGAGAAGTTTGCCATCCGGAAGTCCAGACGCTACCTCTCTCCCAAACCAATCTCGTTGCCAATCCCTGCTCTG ctggggaaaccaaggctccaCTGGGGAGGAAACCTGACTGACTTGCTCCCCTACCCTCAGGAAATGATGTACATTTGGAATGGCTACGCTGTGATTGGGAAGCAGCCTGAACTCACAGATGGGATACTTGAGATTATCACCAAAGCTGAAGAGACGCTGGAAAAGGGCCCAG AGAATGAGTACTCAGTGGATGATGAATGCTTGGTGAAGTTGCTGAAAGGCCTCTGTCTGAAATACCTAGGCCGTGTTCAGGAGGCTGAGGAGAACTTCAGGAGCATTTCTTCCAA TGAAAAGAAGATTAAGTATGACCACTACTTGATCCCAAATGCCCTGCTGGAGCTGGCCCTGCTATTCATGGAGCAAGGCAGAAACGAAGAGGCTGTCAAACTCTTGGAAACTGCCAA GCAAAACTACAAGAATTACTCCATGGAGTCAAGGACACATTTTAGAATCCAGGCAGCTATACTCCAAGCCAAGTCTTCCCTAGAGAATGGCAACAGATCCATGGTCTCATCAGTGTCCTTATAG
- the TTC39A gene encoding tetratricopeptide repeat protein 39A isoform X9, whose protein sequence is MPTCSARRTPGLRAVPGLKLKIAGKSLPTEKFAIRKSRRYLSPKPISLPIPALEMMYIWNGYAVIGKQPELTDGILEIITKAEETLEKGPENEYSVDDECLVKLLKGLCLKYLGRVQEAEENFRSISSNEKKIKYDHYLIPNALLELALLFMEQGRNEEAVKLLETAKQNYKNYSMESRTHFRIQAAILQAKSSLENGNRSMVSSVSL, encoded by the exons ATGCCGACCTGCTCAGCAAGGAGAACTCCTGGTCTAAG AGCAGTGCCAGGCTTGAAGCTCAAGATTGCTGGGAAATCTCTACCTACAGAGAAGTTTGCCATCCGGAAGTCCAGACGCTACCTCTCTCCCAAACCAATCTCGTTGCCAATCCCTGCTCTG GAAATGATGTACATTTGGAATGGCTACGCTGTGATTGGGAAGCAGCCTGAACTCACAGATGGGATACTTGAGATTATCACCAAAGCTGAAGAGACGCTGGAAAAGGGCCCAG AGAATGAGTACTCAGTGGATGATGAATGCTTGGTGAAGTTGCTGAAAGGCCTCTGTCTGAAATACCTAGGCCGTGTTCAGGAGGCTGAGGAGAACTTCAGGAGCATTTCTTCCAA TGAAAAGAAGATTAAGTATGACCACTACTTGATCCCAAATGCCCTGCTGGAGCTGGCCCTGCTATTCATGGAGCAAGGCAGAAACGAAGAGGCTGTCAAACTCTTGGAAACTGCCAA GCAAAACTACAAGAATTACTCCATGGAGTCAAGGACACATTTTAGAATCCAGGCAGCTATACTCCAAGCCAAGTCTTCCCTAGAGAATGGCAACAGATCCATGGTCTCATCAGTGTCCTTATAG